The nucleotide sequence GCAAAAAGCTGCTTGAACCAAACAGAAATATTGGCTGGCAAAGTAAATTTTTGGCGAAAAAGCGAAATAATCGTGCCGCCGTAATCGTAGACGTCGGACTTGAGTTTACCTTTGAAAGTTCTTTTTAAATATTCGTCAGCTTCGACTGATAATTTCTCGAAATGGCTACAAATAATGTAAATAGATTTTTGATATCTAGCCACGGCCAGCTTCACGCCTTTGTAGTCCAGCGCCGGTGAAAGCAAAACCACTCCGGCCACCTGCGGGTTGCGCTCGGCCAGCTGCAGAGCCAGATTGGCGCCGAGTCCCTGCCCGATCAAGCCGGTTTGCCCGGGCTTAACATTGAAATTGCGTCCGGCAAAACTCAAAACAGCATTGAGATCGGCCAGCAAAATTTTATAATCTTCCGCGGTAAAAGCACGCCAGCCCAGGCCGTCCTCGTCGATAGATTCGCCGTGCCCGCGCAGATCCACGGACAAAGCGTTAAGGCCTTCTTTTTGCAGATACTTGGCCAGGTCATTCCAATCGCCACGGTTGCGCCCCAGGCCGTGGATCAAAATGACCGCGCTGCTGCCGGTCGTTGGCGCCGGATAATAGGTGCCGATAATGGTCAAGCGGTTAGCCGGTATTTCCACGCGCTGCGGCGCCGGCAGACTGTACTCCACCGCTCCCAGTTGCGCCAGCAATAAAAATCCCCAGATAAGTTTACGCAAGTTTGTATTCCTCCATATCTTCTTCCAGCACGCCATTGGGCAAAAGCAGCAACAGATCATCACGCAGCACGAGCATTCT is from Candidatus Margulisiibacteriota bacterium and encodes:
- a CDS encoding lysophospholipase — protein: MRKLIWGFLLLAQLGAVEYSLPAPQRVEIPANRLTIIGTYYPAPTTGSSAVILIHGLGRNRGDWNDLAKYLQKEGLNALSVDLRGHGESIDEDGLGWRAFTAEDYKILLADLNAVLSFAGRNFNVKPGQTGLIGQGLGANLALQLAERNPQVAGVVLLSPALDYKGVKLAVARYQKSIYIICSHFEKLSVEADEYLKRTFKGKLKSDVYDYGGTIISLFRQKFTLPANISVWFKQLFAN